The genomic segment AATTCACGACGCCGGTTCCGGGCGGACCGGATTGGAAACGGGTGATCGGCCCGCTTTTTCTTCCGGCCGGAGAAAAGATCGCAATCGATTCGTCTGCCGGGATCGCACGCGAGACGCTGCCGGCCGGGACGGAGGGCGCCGAGCTGTCACTGAAACTCGAACTGCCGCTGTCGCCTTACAACCTTCGTTCGGAACTCCTGCCGGATGCGCTGACGCTCTCCTGGGACTGGGTCGCGCCGGAGGGATTCGTCCTTGACCACTTCAAGGTCCGCCGCGGCGATACGCCGGTCGGAACCTCGGCGACTCCGACGCTCGCCGGAATCCCGCGCCTGGTGGCGGAAGACGCTTCCTACAGCTACACGGTGACGGCGGTGAGCGTGTCGGGAGCCGAAACCCGCCGCAGCCCGGCCGTTCAGGTTCTGCCGGAATTCACGGCAGAGGAGAAGGCCTACTTCGAGTGGAAATACAGATACTTCGGCGACACGCCGACCCTCGCAGCCGACGACCCCGACGGCGACGGACTCTCGAATTACCAGGAGTTCCTCCTCGGCTCCAATCCCCGCATCGCCCCGCCCGGGGCCGAAAGCGAACTTTCCGTCGAAAAACAACCCGGTTCCCTCGTGAAATATTACAGCGGCACCTGGAGCAAGCTACCGGACTTCCAGAAATTGAAAGCATATAAGGAAGAAGTTTTGACCGCATTCTGCTTTCCGACCACACAGGAAAATATTTGGGGCAGCAAGCGGAATGCCGGGCTGGGGATGTGTATCGAAGGTTATTTCTCCGTTCCTGCAGCCGGCAATTATAACTTCTATTTATCATGCAATGACGGAGCTGTTTTATTGATCGATGGAGTTCCGGTCCTGGAGAATGATAATCGCGGAACCAGCCGGGAACATGCTGTGCGTATGAACCTGAAAGCCGGTTCACATGCATTCAGGATTCGTTATTTCAACTATGATGCAGGTGCCAGACTGTTGCTGCACTGGTCGGGAGATGCTTTCGGAAAAGTGCTCTTCGATCAGTCGGCCTGGCATTTATCTGCAGAATCGGCCGGATTTGATGAGTATATCGCCTGGAGCAGGGATTCCGACAGCGACGGCTTGACCGATGCCGAAGAGTTGAAGCGCGGTACCGACAGGTTCAATGCCGACAGCGACGGCGACGGGATTCCTGATGGCGACGAGGTTGATAAGTATCATACAGATCCCTTAAGTACGGATTCCGACGGCAATGGGATCAATGATTATGATGAAATGATCCTGGGAGAAGCCGTGCCCATTGACCGGATTTCCCTGGTCCCTCTCTGTGAAATCGGCGGAGCCGGGTATACTTCATGCAGCGGTGAATGGGAGCCGCAGGGCAATGCCGTGCGGTGCAAGTCGCTGCGTGGTGAGATAGAGTACTCGTTTACTGCGCCCCAGGCCAATGTTTACAAGCTTGTCATCGCGGTGGAGGATGTCCAATATGACAGC from the Victivallis lenta genome contains:
- a CDS encoding PA14 domain-containing protein, whose protein sequence is FTTPVPGGPDWKRVIGPLFLPAGEKIAIDSSAGIARETLPAGTEGAELSLKLELPLSPYNLRSELLPDALTLSWDWVAPEGFVLDHFKVRRGDTPVGTSATPTLAGIPRLVAEDASYSYTVTAVSVSGAETRRSPAVQVLPEFTAEEKAYFEWKYRYFGDTPTLAADDPDGDGLSNYQEFLLGSNPRIAPPGAESELSVEKQPGSLVKYYSGTWSKLPDFQKLKAYKEEVLTAFCFPTTQENIWGSKRNAGLGMCIEGYFSVPAAGNYNFYLSCNDGAVLLIDGVPVLENDNRGTSREHAVRMNLKAGSHAFRIRYFNYDAGARLLLHWSGDAFGKVLFDQSAWHLSAESAGFDEYIAWSRDSDSDGLTDAEELKRGTDRFNADSDGDGIPDGDEVDKYHTDPLSTDSDGNGINDYDEMILGEAVPIDRISLVPLCEIGGAGYTSCSGEWEPQGNAVRCKSLRGEIEYSFTAPQANVYKLVIAVEDVQYDSSGELNFFLDGKFLEKRELPSGAREKREITIFTPHIRPGVHTIGIEWDNHKQFNEMVCHGIGISALAAENSARSSHGQILTMLLRERNRIEIPTCSRVSPAYLEGIAKYPELVTVSSADEVRLISANGWFAEVELAADAATPVTAAFENAGYSVSGQITWKPTNLLQEESRTIQIRKGDSLLLYAFPEDARDGEWQIGGDIKLSGQYGIPVPHKFTEVGTFRLQARFSSAAGRISERDLTVEVVGYEFPQRDMACWLGWGRDWSIPECGELVKIEGDDRLLAFTLTSSGTSQNILAYPDDDKPRYVLARLGEKGPVLDVQQISAVGIYSSGRTYVRLLDQLEDGTKRYVMGVVKSPNRDDVELRLNIFVSGVLFDDGTVSKTLAADDFNELGVAEVLFIYSPEAKTSVCHNLSAYQNGAYMGLRR